In Melanotaenia boesemani isolate fMelBoe1 chromosome 18, fMelBoe1.pri, whole genome shotgun sequence, the following proteins share a genomic window:
- the itprid1 gene encoding uncharacterized protein itprid1, with protein sequence MEMNGTQNDSPSSSSVLYDQLSQVHCRTEEKPSHGQTEGLVLVFETSVDDSDDENGDVDAFCQQLDTDDQVYWAEPVHVTPISEGLSSHEDSDRFQFLCNPAAPDSLPATGEALTLPRSSSAMSVTDKTTRNTTGVSDKPSSVTPAPFPSPCPTLNFKQPIPSVSVSMSSVLSSHIVSRKDVPFRTESHLNIPHRILPLDTSTPLRAVQSWADLRIQRIPLTKNLSHRSVQTIPNSLRAAEATKSPLGSFLVPQPGPLMSNEWRSHEFISKTGQNNETVSVSTRLWADIQEDVGTNKKDQNKLWEASQTVTRACCCHCDHRCPQKPHSKQHSGNFPYSLDELEEMMLCLQQFRSVFSDIEEQSCEDQAAVYSVFSTTDREDAQSLEKLRCAVKLEAGELEMQLKELAHHYDESLKAKMHTLLDEQHLLCSQVLPPQTAPTSSPGPNRTVSSPDRLLQDAAWNKHSGSSTTQVPPASMDISESQGPPPSAADKLDFLGLLQRVGKSCIH encoded by the exons ATGGAAATGAACGGCACACAGAACGATTCTCCCTCCAGTTCCTCGGTTTTATACGACCAGTTGTCACAGGTTCACTGCAGGACTGAAGAAAAACCCAGCCATGGACAGACTGAGGGCTTAGTTCTGGTATTTGAAACCTCAGTGGATGACTCAGACGATGAAAATGGAGATGTGGATGCCTTTTGTCAGCAGCTTGATACCGATGATCAAGTCTACTGGGCAGAACCGGTTCATGTAACCCCCATATCTGAAGGGTTGAGCAGCCATGAAGATTCAGACAGATTTCAGTTTCTTTGTAACCCTGCTGCTCCAGATTCGCTTCCAGCCACCGGTGAAGCTCTGACCTTACCCAGATCATCCTCAGCAATGTCAGTCACTGATAAAACCACCAGAAATACAACTGGTGTTTCAGATAAACCCTCCTCCGTCACTCCTGCCCCATTCCCATCCCCATGTCCAACCCTGAACTTCAAACAACCAATTCCTTCTGTCTCTGTTTCGAtgtcttcagttttgtcctCTCATATCGTCAGTAGGAAGGACGTTCCCTTCCGGACTGAGTCACATCTCAATATTCCCCACAGAATACTCCCATTGGACACTTCCACCCCGCTCCGTGCTGTCCAGTCGTGGGCAGATCTTCGCATTCAACGCATCCCTCTCACCAAGAACTTATCACATCGGTCTGTTCAAACTATCCCAAACAGTCTGAGAGCTGCAGAAGCAACAAAATCCCCTTTAGGGTCATTCCTTGTACCCCAGCCTGGCCCTCTGATGTCTAATGAATGGAGGTCACATGAGTTCATCTCTAAGACAGGTCAAAACAATGAAACAGTCTCTGTAAGTACACGACTCTGGGCTGATATCCAGGAGGATGTgggcacaaataaaaaagaccaGAACAAGCTTTGGGAAGCTAGCCAGACGGTGACCAGAGCATGCTGCTGCCACTGTGACCATCGGTGTCCACAGAAGCCTCACAGCAAGCAGCATTCAGGAAACTTTCCT TACTCTCTGGATGAACTGGAGGAGATGATGTTGTGTCTGCAGCAGTTTCGTTCTGTCTTCAGTGACATTGAGGAGCAGTCCTGTGAAGACCAGGCAGCAGTTTACAGTGTCTTCTCCACCACCGACAG ggaaGATGCTCAGAGTTTAGAGAAGCTGAGATGTGCAGTGAAGCTGGAGGCTGGAGAACTGGAGATGCAGCTGAAAGAACTGGCCCATCACTACGATGAAAGCCTGAAAGCG AAGATGCACACCCTGTTGGATGAGCAGCATCTACTGTGTTCTCAAGTTTTACCACCACAGACTGCCCCCACATCAAGTCCTGGCCCCAACAGGACAGTTTCTAGTCCAGACCGCCTGCTGCAGGATGCAGCCTGGAATAAACACAGCGGGAGTTCAACCACACAGGTACCTCCTGCATCCATGGACATCTCCGAGAGTCAGggtcctcctccctctgcaGCAGACAAGCTGGACTTCCTCGGCCTCCTGCAGAGAGTAGGAAAATCATGTATTCATTAA